The Helicobacter sp. 'house sparrow 1' genome includes the window AGTGGTTTTGGTATCTCTTATGCATTTGATTTGAGTATAGGAGCTTGTGTTGTGATTGTTTCAGTATGTGCTCTATTTTTTCTTTCAATGGTTAAAAAAATTGTGAAGATAAGGATATAAAATGGATAAAAAAATAATAAGGAATTTTGTTTTATCTTGTATGATAATAGTATTTTTGTTGGTTTTTGCAATTTTTATGGTGGTGGCTTATTTGGGATCCATTGCAGAAAATACAAAAGAAATTAAAATGTTAAAAGAGAGAGTAGAAAACCTTGAAAAAAGGCATTAGCGTAATTATCTTATTTTTTGTATTGCTACAACTTTTAGAATCTAAAACTTATGTCAATAGATACGGAACTAAAAGAAATACGGACACTAAAACTCAAAAACAGCTCACAAGCTCTTCAAAATCCAAAAATCAGCTTATTGCAGAATTAGGAATGGGGATAGAATACTATCGCTACAAAGAACCTAAAGTAATGCAGATACAAGGTCCTATGCTTAATTTTAATGGAATGATAGGAGTAGTAAGAAGTCTCTTTAGATTCCAAAGTGATTTATATTTTGCCACCCATGTTGGAGCAAATATTTATGATGGTAGTTTGCATAATAATATTACGCAAACTACCACCAAATATTCTGCACAATCTACGGATTACTACACAGGTATTACCACAAAGCTTGGTATAAATCTTTTTAGTGATGGTAAGGAATTATTTTTTGTTTATACAGGACTTGGCTATCGCTTCTTATATAACCTCGTAATTGATAAGCCTGGTATTCAAGCTTCATATGGGCGCTATCAGGGCTATTTATTTTTACCTATAGGATTAAGTGGAGAGATTCCTCTAACTCAAAAAGTATCATTTATTGGAATGATTGAGCAGCGTCTCTTGCTCTATGGACATAATACAAGTGCTTTTTCAGATTTAGGATATGATAGTGATTTGTATTTTACACAAAAAAGGGGCTATGGTGGTCGTATTGCATTAGGTTCAAAAATTTATCTGCCTAGTGCAAATGCAATCAAGTTAAATTTGTATTTTGACTATTGGAGTATAGAAGAATCTACTACAGATACAGCCTATCACAATGGTGCTTTTATAGGCAACTTTATAGAACCTAAAAACAACACTATTGCAGTAGGCTTTAACATTACTTATGCTTTTTAATCTAAAAAAGTGCCTCTTGCATTTCTTCTGGAATATCAATTCCCAAGATTTTTAAAACACTGGGTGCAATATTGCTAAGATTTCCATTGTTTATTTTGCAAATCCCTTGTGCCATAATAAAACAATAAACATCTCCTACAGTGTGATTTGTAAGTATTTCACCTTCTTTTGATTTCATTTTTTCACAATTTCCGTGATCACTTGTAAGAATCAGTGCATAATTCATTTTTTTTGCAACATCAACAATTCTGCCAATCTCATTATCCACAGCCTCAACAGCCTTTATACTTGCTTCAAAGTTTCCAGTATGTCCTACCATATCTCCATTTGCGAAATTTACTACAATAAAGTCTGTTTCAAGCTCCATAAACTTGATGACACTATCCCCAACTTCCTTAGCACTCATTTGAGGCATTAAATCATAGGTTTTTACTTTTGGAGAGGGAATCAAAGCTCTGCTTTCTCCAATAAATGGCTCTTCCAACCCACCATTAAAGAAAAAAGTAACATGGGCATATTTTTCAGTCTCAGCGATATGAGCTTGAGTGAGATTGTGTGAGGATATAATCTCTGCAAGAGTGTTTTTAAGGTCTTCTTTAGGAAACAAAATAGGAAAAGAAAAAGTTTTGTCATATTCTGTCATTGTTATAATATTGAGTGCTAGTTTTTTTCTATAATCAAATGGAGCCTTAGAATCTAGAGCTTCTGTCAGTTCTCTTGCTCTATCGCTTCTAAAATTGAAAAATAAAAAGCCATCATCATCTTTCATACCACTGTAGTCACCAAAACAGGCAGGCAATATAAATTCATCGGTGATATCTTGTTGATAGGATTGATTAATATAATCATCTATGCTTAAAGCACTAAGATTATCCCCATTAGCAATACAGTTATAAGCTTGTTCTATCCTTTCCCATCTTTTATCGCGATCCATCGCATAAAATCTTCCACTAATGCTTGCTATTTTTATTTGATGATCACAAAGTTCTTGAATCTTCTTGATATAGCCCAATGCACTTCTTGGAAGCACATCTCTACCATCTGTTATAAGGTGCAAAAAGATTTCTTTACCTGTTTCTCTACTAATTTTAATCAGTGCAACGAGATGATCTAAGTGAGAGTGCACCCCACCATCACTTACCAATCCACAAAGATGTATTCTTTGACTTACTTCTAAAAAGTTTTTAAGAACTTGATTTTCTTTTAAGGTATCTTCTTGGATGCTAAGATTAATCTTTACTAAGTCTTGATAGATAATCCTA containing:
- the gpmI gene encoding 2,3-bisphosphoglycerate-independent phosphoglycerate mutase, producing the protein MSQKVILIITDGIGHNPDTHFNAFASAKKPTYDWLFANVPHSLIHTYGLHVGLPDLQMGNSEVGHMTLGSGRIIYQDLVKINLSIQEDTLKENQVLKNFLEVSQRIHLCGLVSDGGVHSHLDHLVALIKISRETGKEIFLHLITDGRDVLPRSALGYIKKIQELCDHQIKIASISGRFYAMDRDKRWERIEQAYNCIANGDNLSALSIDDYINQSYQQDITDEFILPACFGDYSGMKDDDGFLFFNFRSDRARELTEALDSKAPFDYRKKLALNIITMTEYDKTFSFPILFPKEDLKNTLAEIISSHNLTQAHIAETEKYAHVTFFFNGGLEEPFIGESRALIPSPKVKTYDLMPQMSAKEVGDSVIKFMELETDFIVVNFANGDMVGHTGNFEASIKAVEAVDNEIGRIVDVAKKMNYALILTSDHGNCEKMKSKEGEILTNHTVGDVYCFIMAQGICKINNGNLSNIAPSVLKILGIDIPEEMQEALF